GTACACCGGCCAGGGCGAAGAACAGATCCCCGGGCCGGACCCGGCGGCTGTCCAGCGCCAGCCCGGTCACGGTCACATCCTGGGCCGGCGCGACCGGCGCCAGACCGGCCAGCAGCCCGGACAGCGACATCCCCGGATGCAGCGCCTCGGCGGCCATCATGCCGGACCTCCCGCCGCGGCCTGGCGCAGCAGCGGCGCCGGCGTCTGCTGCCGCGGCGCCGGTTCGGCATCCGGCGGCAGATTCAGCAAGCGCAGGGCGCCGGACATGACCCGCGAGAACACCGGTCCGGCCACCTTGCCGCCGAAATAGTCCTCGCCGCGCGGGTCGTTGATCACGACCGCCACCACCAGGCGCGGATCCGAGGCCGGGGCCATGCCGACGAACAGGGCGTTGTAACGGTCCTCGGCATAGCCGCCGGCCGTGGCCTTGTGCACCGTGCCGGTCTTGCCGGCGACCCGGTAGCCGGGCACCCGGGCCAGCGGCGCGGTGCCCTGGTTGCTGACGACCGCCTCCATCATGCGCCGCACCGAGCGCACCACGGCCGGATCCAGCACCGAACGCCCGCGCGGCAACTCGTCCTGATGCAGGAAACTGACCGGCAGCAGCCTGCCTTCGTTGGCCAGCAGGCCGTAGGCGCGCGCCAGCTGCAGCGGCGTGACCGAGATACCGTAACCGAAGGCGAGCGTGGCCTGCTCGATCTTCTGCCAACGGTGATGGCTGGCCAGCACGCCGGAGACCTCGCCGGGAAAGCCGGTGCCGACGCTGGTACCGAAGCCGGCGCCGCTGTAGACCCGCCACAGCTGCTCGGGATCGAGCGACAGGGCAATCTTGCTGGCACCGACATTACTGGACTTGCGGATGATGCCGGCCAGGTCGAGCCGGCCGTTGTCGTGCTCATCACGCACCGTATTGCTGCCGACCCGGTAATAGCCGGGCGCGGTATTCACCGTACTGCCGATATCATACTGTCCGCTCTGCAGGGCGGCGGCGATGGTGAAGGGCTTCATGGTCGAGCCCGGCTCGAGCACGTCGGTCACGGCCCGGTTGCGCACCGCGCCGGGCTGGATGGCATGACGGTTGTTGGGGTTGAACGAAGGCTGGTTGACCATCGCCAGCACCTCGCCGGTGACGGCATCCAGCACCACCACCGAGCCCGAACTGGCACGGTGACGCTGCACCGCGCTCTTCAATTCACGATAGGCCTGATATTGAATGCGCCGATCGATACTCAGACGCAGATCCCGACCGGGACTGGCCGGGCGAATCAACTCCACGTCGGCAATCACGTGGTGACGGCCGTCCTTGAGCACCCGCTTGGCGCCGTCGGCGCCGCTGAGCCAATCGTCATAGGCCAGCTCCAGCCCTTCCTGGCCGCGGTCGTCGATATCGGTAAAGCCGATGAGATGCGCCACCACCTCCCCGTCCGGGTAGTAGCGACGGTACTCGCGCTGCAGATAGACACCGGGAGCATCCAGCGCCCTGACCTGGGCGGCCGTGGCCGGCGGCACGTGCCGGCGCAGGTAGACGAATTCACGGTCGGCGCGCCGTCCCAGCAGTCGCTGCAGATAGTCGATGTCCAGTTCCAGGATCTTGGCCAGTGCCTGCAGGTATTCCCGCGCCGGCACCAGCTCCTGGGGATTGGCCCAGACCGAGTCCACCGGGGTGCTGACCGCCAGCGGCTCGCCGTTGCGGTCGGTGATCATGCCCCGGTGCGCCGGCAGCGAGACCGTGCGCAGGTGCCGGGCATCGGCCTGCCCCTGCAGGAAGCCGCGATCGAACCACTGCAGGTCCACCACCCGCCACAGCAGGGCCAGCAGGCCGAAACCGAACGCCGCCAGCACCAGGTAATGGCGGTACTGCTGCCTGTCTGCAATGCTTGGCGTCGTCATGGCTTCACCAGGATGATTTCGTCGTGGGCCGGCACATGCATCTCCAGCCGCTCGGTTGCCAGTCGCTCGATCCGGCCATGGGTGGCCAGGGTGCTCTGTTCAAGCTGCAGCTGCCCCCATTCGATGTTCAACGCATCCCGTTCGCTCAGCAGTGACTGCAGCTGCACGAACAGGGCCCGGCTCTGGTGGCGCGCATAGACCACGCCGATACCGGAAGCGATCACGCCAGCCAGCAGCAATGCGAGCAGCAGCTTCACTGCAACCGCTCCGCGACCCGCAGTACGGCACTGCGCGCCCGGGGATTGGCCTGCACCTCTGCCTCACCGGCATGGCGCGCCTTGCCGACCAGGCGCAGGCGGCCCTGGCTCGTGCCGGTGACCGGCAGGTCCAGCGGCAGCTCCTCGCCCTTGCACTCCCTGCGCATGAAGCGTTTGACCAGGCGGTCCTCCAGGGAGTGAAAACTGATCACCGCCAAACGCCCGCCCGGGGCGAGCAGGTCCACCGCCTGCGGCAGCACCGTCTCCAACTCTTCCAGTTCGCGGTTCACATGGATGCGGATGGCCTGAAAACTGCGGGTGGCCGGATGCCGGCCGGGCTCGCGCTTGGGCACCGCGGCGGCAATGATTTCGGCCAGGCGGCCGGTGCGGGTGATGGGCGCCTCCTGGCGTGCGGCCAGCACCGCGCGGGCAATGCGCCGGGCGAAGCGCTCCTCGCCATACACCTTCAACACCCGCACGATCTCCTGCTCGGAGGCCTGATTGAGCCAGTCGGCTGCACTCAGGCCCTGTTCCGGATCCATGCGCATGTCCAGGGGACCGTCACCGAGGAAACTGAAGCCGCGCCGGGCATCGTCGAGTTGCGGCGAGGAGACCCCGAGGTCGAGCAGCACACCGCTGACCCTGCCTTCGATCCCCGCTGCCTGTGCCATCGCGCCCAGCATGGCGAATGATCCTCTGGTGATATGAAACCGCCGATCCTGCTCGAAGCGCTGCGCCGCGGCGATCGCCTCCGGGTCCCGGTCCATGGCATAGAGCCTGCCTTCGGGCCCCAACCGTGCGAGAATGGCCGCGGCGTGTCCGCCCCGGCCGAAGGTGGCATCGACATAGATGCCATCCGCGCGTACGGCCAGCGCCTCCAGCACTTCCTGCAGCAGCACCGGATGATGAGCGGCACCCGCAGCCACTAGAGACTCAGATTGTCGAGTGCTTCCGGAACCGACTCCGCTCCGCCGTCGTCGATCCAGTGCCGCAGATTCTCTTCCCAGGCCTCTTCGTTCCAGATCTCAAACTTGTTGACCAGCGAGGCAAGCACTACCTTCTTGTCCAGGTTGGCGAACTCGCGCAAGCGCGGCGGCAGGAGGATACGGCCATGACTGTCCATCTCGACCTCGGTGGCATGACCGAGCAGCATGCGCTGGAGACGGCGGATAGCGGGGTTCTGGTTGGGGAGCCGGATCAGCTTGCGCTCGATCTCTTCCCATTCCGGGGCAGGGTAAAGCAGCAGGCAGCCGTCGCCGTGGATGGTCAGCACCATCCGGCCTTCACAGCTGTCCGTCAGTTCCTGGCGATAGCGCGTTGGCAGAGCCAAACGGCCCTTGGCATCCAGGTTGACGGTGTTGCCCCCCGACTTGGCCAAGAATTCCCCCTGTTATCCCTTTTTTTCCACTTTCTACCACTTCTTCCCACTTTTCGACACTATAGGTAGGGAAGCTGAAGGCGTCAAGCGAATTCAGGAAAAAACGCGAGAAATTCCTCAATATATTTCAATTATTTATGGGCTCATCGGGGAAGACAACGATACGATCGGACGTTCCTCATAACAATCAGCTGGTTATATATATAACCTTATAAAACCATTGAGGTTGAGCCAGGTTCAGCCTGAGAAAACCTTGGGATTCGATAAATCGGGATCGGTGTTCCGGGCGAGGAAAATCCCACCCCGCAGCTGCGCGAGGCTGTCATCCTGCGGTCACATGGGCGGGCTAGGCTGCAAAAAACGCGACTGGAGAAATGAGATATGAAAGCGACTGCTGCACCGCTCCACCGGCCCTGCCCGCAGGAACTGCGCCTGGAGATCGCCCAGCTGGAGCGGCGCCTGAGGACCGTGGGACTGGACGGAGACTGCGCCTATGAACGGGCGCTCAGTCAGGCCTACGATGCCCTGCTGCTGCAAAAGCGCCGCGAACTGGCGGCGATACGGGAGTCGGGATTCTGAGACCGAGGCGGCATGGGTGGAGGTGCTGACGCCGCAACCAACCCAGGCCAAAGATCATCGTCATAGCAGGCAGTGATGGGCTGCGTTTGGCGCCACCCATCCCGTCTGCTCAGAACGGGATATCGTCGTCGAAGCCCTCGTCGAAGCCGCCGCTGCTGCCACCGCCCTGGCTCTCGGCCGCCGCAGGCGCCCGATTGCTGTTGTAGTTGGCGCTGCCGCCACCACCGCCGCCGCCGCGACCGCCCAGCATCTGCATCTCGGAGGCGATGATCTCGGTGGTGTAGCGATCATTGCCGTTCTTGTCCTGCCACTTGCGGGTGCGCAGGCTGCCCTCGACATAGACCTGGGAGCCCTTCTTCAGATACTCGCCGACGATCTCGGCCAGGCGCTGGTAGAAGACCACATTGTGCCATTCGGTGCGCTCGCGCTGCTCGCCGGTCTGCTTGTCCTTCCACTGATCCGAGGTGGCAAGGGTGACATTGGCCACGGCCCCGCCGCTGGGCATGTACCGGACCTCGGGATCCTTGCCCAGGTTGCCGACCAGAATCACCTTGTTTATGCCGCGCGCCATGCCGATTTCTCCTGACTGTGCTGAGTTGCCCTGAGGGGTACTGCAAGCTGCCCATCATAGGGGGATTCGCCGGCGCCGGCAAATCCCCCCGGCGGCGTCCGTCTCACTGCCCGGCTGGAGCCGGGCGACCGACCAGCGTCTCCAGCGCGGCCTCGTCCAGGGCGCGCGGATCCACCTTCAGATAGGCCGTCTCGTCCTCGGCGACAACCACCGCCTCGACCACGCCCGGGACCCGTCCGAGTTCCCGGGCCAGCATCCCGGCCTGGGGCGGTGTGAGTCGGCCGACGCCGACCAGCCGGCTGGCCAGATAGCGCGGACGCTCCATCCCCGCCGCCACGGCCAGCCACACCAGTGCGATCAGGGCGCAGCCCAGGAAGACCCCGGTTGCGCCGAAGCGGCCGTGCAGGACCCCGCCCAGCGCCCCGCCCAGGAAGGCGCCGAGAAACTGGGAACTGGAATAGAAGCCCATGGCCGTCCCCTTGCTGTCGGCCGGGGCGGTCTTGGAGATCAGCGACGGCAGGGTCGCCTCCAGGATATTGAAGCCCACGTAGAACACGAACAGCGCCAGCACCACCCCGGCCAGCTGCCCCTGCCACTGGACCAGCGCCAGTTCGCCCGCCAGCACCATCACGATGGCGGCGAGGAACACCGGTTTCATGCGCTGCTGCTTCTCGGCCTGGATGATGAAGGGAATCATCACCGCCACCGACAGCACCAGCACCGGCAGGTAGAGCCAGGCGTGGCGGTCCGGGGCCAGCCCCAGGCCGTCGCGCAGCACCAGCGGCAGGCTGACGAAGCTGGCGGTCAGGATCAGATGCAGGGCCAGAATGCCGAAATCCAGCCGCAGCAGGCGGGCGTCGCGCAGCACGGCCAGGAACTGGGCCGGTACCGGCTGGGCGTCGCGGTGCGGCCGGCTCAGTGCGGGGCTGGGCACGGACCAGCGCAGGATGACCAGGCCGGACAGCGCCAGGACCGCGGTCAGCCAGAAGATGCCGGACAGGCCGATCCAGTGGCCCAGCCAGGGGCCCAGCACCAGGGCCAGGGCGAAGGACAGGCCGATGCTCATGCCGATCACGGCCATGGCCTTGGTGCGGTGCTCCTCCCGGGTCAGGTCCGCCGCCAGGGCCATGACCGCCGCGGCGATCGCCCCCGCGCCCTGCAGGGCGCGGCCCAGGATCACACCCCAGATGCTGTCGGCCAGCGCGGCCACCAGGCTGCCCAGGGCGAACAGCAGCAGTCCGATGGCGATGATGCGCTTGCGCCCGAAGCGGTCGGACAGCAGCCCGAAGGGGATCTGCAGCAGGGCCTGGGTGAAGCCGTAGGCGCCGATGGCCAGGCCGATCAGCCCCGGGGTGGCGCCGGTGTAGTCGTCGGCATAGAGGGCGAACACCGGCAGGATCATGAACAGCCCCAGCATGCGCATGGCGAAGATGCCCGCCAGCGAGACCGCCGCGCGACGCTCGCCGCGGGTCATGTTCGCATGCTGCTCGGGGCCGTCTGCCACGCGCCGAATCACCTTTTGCCGAGGACCGGGGAAGCGACGTATAGTAACAGGTTCGATTTACGGCGGAAAACGGCATGGACACCATTCGGATACGCGGCGCCCGCACCCACAACCTGGCCAACATCGACCTGGAGTTGCCCCGCGACCGCCTGATCGTCATCACCGGCCTGTCCGGCTCGGGCAAGTCCTCACTGGCCTTCGACACCATCTACGCCGAGGGCCAGCGCCGCTATGTGGAATCGCTGTCGGCCTACGCCCGCCAGTTCCTGTCGATGATGGAAAAGCCCGACATCGACCACATCGAGGGACTGTCGCCGGCCATCTCCATCGAGCAGAAGACCACCTCGCACAATCCGCGCTCCACCGTGGGCACCATTACCGAGATCTATGACTACCTGCGGCTGCTGTACGCACGCGTGGGCGTGCCCGAGTGCCCCGAGCACCGCATCGCACTGGATGCCCAGACCGTGAGCCAGATGGTGGACCAGGTCATGGCCCTGCCCGAGGGCACCCGGCTGATGCTGCTCGCGCCGGTGGTGCAGGCGCGCAAGGGCGAGCATGTGCATATACTGGAAGGCCTGCGCGCCCAGGGTTTCATCCGCGCCCGCATCGACGGTGAAATCGTCGAACTGGACCAGCTCCCGACGCTCGACCTCAAGCGCCAGCACACCATCGAAGCCGTGGTCGACCGGCTCAAGGTGCGCGCGGACATCCAGATACGCCTGGCCGAATCCTTCGAAACCGCGCTGCGGCTGTCCGACGGCCAGGTGCGGGTCGCCTTCATGGACGACCCGCAGCGCGAACCGCTGCTGTTCTCGGCCCGCTTCGCCTGTCCGCTGTGCGGCTACTCCATCACCGAGCTGGAACCGCGGCTGTTCTCCTTCAACAACCCGGCCGGCGCCTGCCCGGCCTGCGACGGCCTGGGTGTGAAGCAGTTCTTCGATCCCGAACGCATCGTGGCCCATCCGCATCTGAGTCTGGCCGGCGGCGCGGTGCGCGGCTGGGACCGGCGCAATGCCTATTACTTCCAGCTCATCAGTTCGCTGGCCGATCACTACGGCTTCGACATCGACACCCCGTTCGAGGAACTGCCGGAGGCGACGCGCGCGGTGATCCTTCACGGCTCGGGGGATGAAGAGATCGACTTCGAGTACCTGTCCGAGCGCAAGGGCTTCACCGTCCGCCGGCACACCTTCGAGGGCATCATCCCCAACATGGACCGGCGCTACCGCGAGACCGAATCCAACATCGTGCGCGAGGAACTGGCCCGGTATCTGAGCACCCGCGCCTGCCCCGAGTGCGGCGGCACT
This sequence is a window from Thiohalobacter thiocyanaticus. Protein-coding genes within it:
- the ssb gene encoding single-stranded DNA-binding protein → MARGINKVILVGNLGKDPEVRYMPSGGAVANVTLATSDQWKDKQTGEQRERTEWHNVVFYQRLAEIVGEYLKKGSQVYVEGSLRTRKWQDKNGNDRYTTEIIASEMQMLGGRGGGGGGGSANYNSNRAPAAAESQGGGSSGGFDEGFDDDIPF
- a CDS encoding MFS transporter, with amino-acid sequence MADGPEQHANMTRGERRAAVSLAGIFAMRMLGLFMILPVFALYADDYTGATPGLIGLAIGAYGFTQALLQIPFGLLSDRFGRKRIIAIGLLLFALGSLVAALADSIWGVILGRALQGAGAIAAAVMALAADLTREEHRTKAMAVIGMSIGLSFALALVLGPWLGHWIGLSGIFWLTAVLALSGLVILRWSVPSPALSRPHRDAQPVPAQFLAVLRDARLLRLDFGILALHLILTASFVSLPLVLRDGLGLAPDRHAWLYLPVLVLSVAVMIPFIIQAEKQQRMKPVFLAAIVMVLAGELALVQWQGQLAGVVLALFVFYVGFNILEATLPSLISKTAPADSKGTAMGFYSSSQFLGAFLGGALGGVLHGRFGATGVFLGCALIALVWLAVAAGMERPRYLASRLVGVGRLTPPQAGMLARELGRVPGVVEAVVVAEDETAYLKVDPRALDEAALETLVGRPAPAGQ
- a CDS encoding peptidoglycan D,D-transpeptidase FtsI family protein, translating into MTTPSIADRQQYRHYLVLAAFGFGLLALLWRVVDLQWFDRGFLQGQADARHLRTVSLPAHRGMITDRNGEPLAVSTPVDSVWANPQELVPAREYLQALAKILELDIDYLQRLLGRRADREFVYLRRHVPPATAAQVRALDAPGVYLQREYRRYYPDGEVVAHLIGFTDIDDRGQEGLELAYDDWLSGADGAKRVLKDGRHHVIADVELIRPASPGRDLRLSIDRRIQYQAYRELKSAVQRHRASSGSVVVLDAVTGEVLAMVNQPSFNPNNRHAIQPGAVRNRAVTDVLEPGSTMKPFTIAAALQSGQYDIGSTVNTAPGYYRVGSNTVRDEHDNGRLDLAGIIRKSSNVGASKIALSLDPEQLWRVYSGAGFGTSVGTGFPGEVSGVLASHHRWQKIEQATLAFGYGISVTPLQLARAYGLLANEGRLLPVSFLHQDELPRGRSVLDPAVVRSVRRMMEAVVSNQGTAPLARVPGYRVAGKTGTVHKATAGGYAEDRYNALFVGMAPASDPRLVVAVVINDPRGEDYFGGKVAGPVFSRVMSGALRLLNLPPDAEPAPRQQTPAPLLRQAAAGGPA
- the rsmH gene encoding 16S rRNA (cytosine(1402)-N(4))-methyltransferase RsmH; its protein translation is MAAGAAHHPVLLQEVLEALAVRADGIYVDATFGRGGHAAAILARLGPEGRLYAMDRDPEAIAAAQRFEQDRRFHITRGSFAMLGAMAQAAGIEGRVSGVLLDLGVSSPQLDDARRGFSFLGDGPLDMRMDPEQGLSAADWLNQASEQEIVRVLKVYGEERFARRIARAVLAARQEAPITRTGRLAEIIAAAVPKREPGRHPATRSFQAIRIHVNRELEELETVLPQAVDLLAPGGRLAVISFHSLEDRLVKRFMRRECKGEELPLDLPVTGTSQGRLRLVGKARHAGEAEVQANPRARSAVLRVAERLQ
- the mraZ gene encoding division/cell wall cluster transcriptional repressor MraZ, which codes for MAKSGGNTVNLDAKGRLALPTRYRQELTDSCEGRMVLTIHGDGCLLLYPAPEWEEIERKLIRLPNQNPAIRRLQRMLLGHATEVEMDSHGRILLPPRLREFANLDKKVVLASLVNKFEIWNEEAWEENLRHWIDDGGAESVPEALDNLSL
- the ftsL gene encoding cell division protein FtsL, with translation MKLLLALLLAGVIASGIGVVYARHQSRALFVQLQSLLSERDALNIEWGQLQLEQSTLATHGRIERLATERLEMHVPAHDEIILVKP